One stretch of Oncorhynchus keta strain PuntledgeMale-10-30-2019 chromosome 16, Oket_V2, whole genome shotgun sequence DNA includes these proteins:
- the arfip1 gene encoding arfaptin-1 isoform X3, with product MDEEVHRSPAAEISVTSNGDLEESHEDVFRDPSYGDLNLSESHIHSGSFASMTEGIIASGPYKVSASQPTSPVAPVAPSSAAASRLARPISDSQTEIQKGTMEGQPQSGPVVLADDLKNPAMEKLDLVRKWSINTYKCTRQILSEKLGRGSRTVDLELEGQIEVLRDNKRKYEHVVKLTQTLANQLTQMMQTQRQLGDAFADLGLKSPELHEEFGYNADTQKLLSKNGETLLGAINFFIANVNTLVDKTIEDTMINIKQYETARVEFDAYRTDLEELNLGPRDATTLPKIEYSQQQFQIHREKYEKMRNDVSIKLKFLEENKVKVLHNQLILFHNAIAAYYAGNQQQLDQTLKQFHIKLKMPGGDTPSWLEEH from the exons GATCCTTCTTACGGGGACCTGAACCTGTCAGAAAGCCACATCCACTCTGGCagctttgcctcgatgacagagGGCATCATTGCATCAGGACCATACAAAG TGTCAGCAAGCCAGCCCACGTCTCCCGTGGCACCTGTAGCTCCCAGCTCAGCCGCGGCTAGCCGTCTGGCGCGACCCATCAGCGATAGTCAGACTGAGATACAGAAAG GCACTATGGAAGGGCAGCCACAGAGCGGGCCGGTGGTCCTGGCAGACGACCTGAAGAACCCGGCCATGGAAAAACTGGATCTAGTGAGGAAGTGGAGTATCAACACGTACAAA TGCACCAGGCAGATCTTGTCGGAGAAGCTGGGCCGCGGCTCGCGGACGGTGGACCTGGAGCTGGAGGGGCAGATCGAAGTGCTGCGCGACAACAAGCGCAAGTACGAACACGTGGTCAAACTGACCCAGACTCTGGCCAACCAGCTCACCCAGATGATGCAGACTCAGCGGCAGCTTGGCGATGCCTTCGCTGACCTCGGCCTCAAGTCGCCAGAGCTCCAT GAGGAGTTTGGATATAATGCTGACACTCAAAAACTTTTGTCCAAAAATGGGGAGACCCTACTGGGAGCTATCAACTTCTTCATTGCCAATGTGAACACACTGGTGGACAAAACAATTGAGGACACTATGATTAACATCAAACAGTATGAAACTGCCAG GGTTGAGTTTGACGCGTACCGCACAGACCTGGAGGAATTGAACCTGGGGCCGCGGGATGCCACCACTCTGCCCAAGATCGAATACTCCCAGCAGCAGTTCCAGATCCACCGCGAGAAGTATGAGAAGATGCGCAACGACGTCTCCATCAAGCTCAAATTCCTGGAAGAGAACAAG gTGAAAGTGTTGCACAACCAGCTGATCCTCTTCCACAATGCCATCGCAGCATACTATGCAGGAAACCAGCAGCAGCTGGATCAGACGCTCAAGCAGTTCCACATCAAGTTGAAAATGCCCGGCGGGGATACACCATCTTGGCTGGAGGAGCACTAA